In Nicotiana tabacum cultivar K326 chromosome 2, ASM71507v2, whole genome shotgun sequence, the following proteins share a genomic window:
- the LOC107762017 gene encoding replication protein A 70 kDa DNA-binding subunit D-like, which produces MAYSLLTELNSTRDDWTVRVRVCRKWNSINFKRNRELMSTDMILIDEEETLIHATINKNLVNKYKNLLSEGSVYVIKNFKVSEASGVYRPVTSTFKISFFLTTALQELREGIVSIPINGFQFIKPDMIDSRLNNNTVLSDVVGCLAAIGDMESVGSKWKKRDIQVITDYSAKSKITLWEEFGEKFEPFLYNDSGPYVVIVTSTAVKQFRGEVTFATTYASKIYVNLEIDYITTLIQKFGATFLGVQTIGSSNVNNIPIEEEMFMNRMNITELLESDWSADIHVISLFLLLCN; this is translated from the exons ATGGCGTATTCTCTTCTTACAGAATTGAATAGTACTAGAGACGATTGGACCGTGAGGGTTAGAGTTTGCCGGAAATGGAATTCTATTAATTTCAAGAGAAACAGAGAACTAATGAGTACAGACATGATCCTTATAGATGAAGAG GAAACTTTGATACATGCTACAATCAACAAGAATTTAGTAAATAAGTACAAGAATTTGCTCAGTGAAGGATCAGTCTATGTTATTAAGAACTTCAAAGTTAGTGAGGCTTCTGGTGTATATAGACCAGTGACAAGTACTTTTAAAATTTCTTTCTTCCTGACAACTGCACTCCAGGAACTACGAGAAGGTATTGTTAGTATTCCTATAAATGGATTCCAGTTTATAAAACCCGACATGATCGACTCAAGGCTGAACAATAACACCGTGCTATCAG ATGTGGTTGGTTGTTTAGCTGCCATCGGTGACATGGAGAGTGTTGGAAGCAAGTGGAAAAAAAGGGACATCCAAGTTATAACTGATTA TTCTGCAAAATCAAAAATAACTTTGTGGGAAGAATTTGGAGAGAAGTTCGAACCATTTCTATACAACGACTCTGGCCCATACGTTGTCATAGTTACTTCTACAGCAGTTAAACAATTCCGTG GTGAGGTTACTTTCGCCACGACATATGCAAGCAAAATATATGTAAATCTAGAAATAGATTATATAACAACTTTGATTCAAAAGTTTGGTGCCACATTTCTTGGTGTACAAACTATCGGGAGCTCTAATGTCAATAACATTCCCATTGAGGAAGAGATGTTTATGAACAGGATGAACATTACTGAGTTGTTGGAGTCCGACTGGAGCGCCGATATACATGTTatttccctatttctacttctttgtAATTAA